The genomic DNA TAAACATCTGCTCGCACGCGATCCGAACGTGCTGGCAAAGTTTCGAAAAAGGCGACAACGGCGGCGAAAAAGACGTCGAGCTCATCGAGCGCGTCGGCAATAAATTTAAACACGCCAGCACGCTAGAGCACCTCTACTATAACTTCTATATCCAAGGCATTTCGCGCGCCTTGCTGCAAGAGCTAGCCCGTCACCGCGTAGCAAGCCTTAGCGTCAAATCAACGCGATACACGCTAAAAGAGCTAAAAAAAGAGCTCAAATTTGAGCTTGGCGACTTTGAGCGGGCGGCGAGATTTATAGTATTAACTGGCGATGAAACTGTCGATAACGCAAGCGTCAAAGCGCTAGAAAACCTGCGCGAAATCCTCGCAAACACCACAAAAAGCCTCGACATCGTCAAGTACTGCCTACCCGAGTGCTACAAAACCGAGCTCACGTGGAGTGTAAACGCGCGCAGTTTGCAAAATTTCCTCTCGCTTCGCAGCTCAAAATCGGCGCTTTGGGAGATCCGCGGGCTAGCACTTAAAATTTACGATGCCTTACCGAACGAGCATAAAT from uncultured Campylobacter sp. includes the following:
- the thyX gene encoding FAD-dependent thymidylate synthase; the encoded protein is MQVTLLNYTPLNICSHAIRTCWQSFEKGDNGGEKDVELIERVGNKFKHASTLEHLYYNFYIQGISRALLQELARHRVASLSVKSTRYTLKELKKELKFELGDFERAARFIVLTGDETVDNASVKALENLREILANTTKSLDIVKYCLPECYKTELTWSVNARSLQNFLSLRSSKSALWEIRGLALKIYDALPNEHKFIFESCVNQ